One window from the genome of Actinoplanes teichomyceticus ATCC 31121 encodes:
- a CDS encoding (deoxy)nucleoside triphosphate pyrophosphohydrolase: MPSEQYVKAPPSPRVIVAAVITAGGRVLACQRSAPPEAAGKWEFPGGKVEPGETEQQALARECAEELGITVEVGSRVGPDVPLAHGRAVLRVYAVEVLDGGVPQALEHSALRWLAVDQLDSVPWLPADVPIVAELRRLLT, translated from the coding sequence CGGAACAGTACGTCAAGGCGCCGCCATCACCCAGGGTGATTGTCGCGGCGGTGATCACCGCGGGTGGGCGGGTGCTCGCCTGCCAGCGCAGCGCCCCGCCGGAGGCGGCCGGCAAGTGGGAGTTCCCCGGGGGCAAGGTGGAGCCGGGGGAGACCGAGCAGCAGGCGCTGGCCCGGGAGTGCGCCGAGGAGCTCGGCATCACGGTCGAGGTCGGGTCGCGGGTCGGCCCGGACGTGCCGCTGGCCCACGGCCGGGCCGTGCTGCGGGTCTACGCCGTCGAGGTGCTCGACGGCGGCGTCCCGCAGGCGCTGGAGCACTCCGCCCTGCGCTGGCTGGCCGTGGACCAGTTGGACAGCGTCCCGTGGTTGCCCGCGGACGTCCCGATCGTCGCGGAGCTCCGACGGCTACTGACCTGA